Within the Paracoccus everestensis genome, the region TCGACGGTGCCGCGGCGGCCGATGCCGCGAAAATCCAGCATCGGCGGACGGGGACCGCGCGACAACGACTGATGGCTCGTCGCGGCTTCCAGTTCCCGGCCCAGCATATGTTCGATCAGGCGGACGCGGTCCAGGCTGGCGGTGTCGGCCGTCACGATCTTGCGCCCGTTGCGCAGCACCGTCACCCGGTCGGTCAGGTCGAACACCTGATCCAGGAAATGCGACACGAAGACGATGCCAAGGCCCCGTTCGCGCAAGGACCGCACCACGTCAAAGACCATCCGCACCTCGGCCGCGTCCAGCGATGCGGTCGGCTCGTCCAGGATCAGCACCTTGCCCGACAGCGCCACCGCGCGAGCGATGGCGATGATCTGCTGGATGGCCACGGAATAGGTGCCAAGGTCGCGGTCCACGTCCAGCGACAGCCCGTATTCGGCCAGCATCGCCCGTGCCTCGGCCCGCATTGCGCGGGTGTTTATCAACCCGAACCGGCGCGGCTCGCGCCCGAAGATCAGGTTCTGCGCCACCGTCAGGTTCGGCAGCAGGTTGACCTCTTGATAGACCGTGCCGATGCCCAGTTCCTGCGCATGGGCCGTGGAACGCGGATCGATGGGCGCATCGTCCAGCCTGATGGTGCCTTCGTCGCGGCGATAGGCACCGGTGAGGCACTTGATCAGCGTGGATTTTCCCGCGCCGTTTTCGCCCAGCAGGGCGTGAACCTCGCCTGCGCGCAGGTCGAAATCGACCGCGTCAAGCGCGCGCGTTCCCGGAAATGTCTTGGTCAGAGACCGGATGGACAGCAGCATGACGCCTTCCCCTTCGTCATGGATGCCGGGCCGCTTGCGCGCGGCCCGGCAAGGGCGGTCAATAGCCCAGGCCCTTGCGGCGCTCGTATTCGCCCGCCGGATCGTCAGCTTGCGTGAACAGCTTGGATTCCGTCTGGATGAACTTCGGCGGCATGGTGCCGTCCTTCCAGTAGGCCGCAAGCGCGTCAAAGGCAGGGCCGGCCATGTTGGGCGTCAGTTCCACCGTGGCATTCGCCTCTCCGTCGGCCATGGCCTTGAAGATGTCGGGCACGGCGTCAATGGAGACGACCAGGATGTCGCTGCCCGGCTTCAACCCGGCCTCCTTGATGGCCTGGATCGCGCCCACCGCCATGTCGTCGTTATGGGCATAAAGCGCGCAGATGTCCTTGCCGCCGTTTTCGGCCTGGATGAAGCTTTCCATCACCTCCTTGCCCAGGGCGCGCGTGAAATCGCCGGTCTGGCTGCGCACGATGGTCAGGTTGGCATGATCCTTGATCGCGTTCTCGAAGCCGGTCTTGCGGTCGATGGCGGGGCTGGATCCGGTCGTGCCCTGCAATTCGACGATGCGGCATTCGCGGTCGCCGACCTCATTGGCCAGCCACTCGCCCGCGACCTCGCCTTCATGGACCAGGTTCGACCCGACCGAGGTCAGGTACAGGTCATCGGCGCTGTCAACCTGCCGGTCCAGCAGGACGACGGGGATCTCAGCTTCCTTGGCTTCCTGCAGGACCGAATCCCAGCCGGTCGCCACGACCGGAGCCAGCAGGATCGCGTCCACGCCTTGCGCGACGAAGGACCGGATCGCGGCGATCTGGTTTTCCTGCTTTTGCTGCGCATCCGAGAATTGCAGCTGGATGCCGCGTTCTTCGGCCTGCTGCTTGGTCAGCGTGGTTTCCGCCGCACGCCAGCCCGATTCCGATCCGATCTGCGAAAAGCCGACCGTCTCGCCCTCGGCAAGGGCGCCGGTGGCGGTCACGGCCACAAGCGCGGCGGTGCCGAGCAGGGTCTTGATGGTCATTGATATTCCTCCCTTTATTTTAACTGCGCCGGCCCCCGCCGGACGAATGGTGCGGGGCCTAAAGGCCCCGCAAATCCTCGGGCAACAGGGCCTCGGGGATGTTCTGATAGCTGACCGGACGCAGGAAACGGCGGATCGCCATGGTCCCCACGCTGGTCGCGCCGAAATTGGTCGATGCCGGATAGGGACCGCCGTGAACCATGGCGTCCGCGACCTCGACCCCGGTTGGCCAGCCGTTCGCCAGGATCCGGCCTGCCTTGCGTTCCAGGACCGGCATCAGGCGACGCGCCATGTCCATGTCGCCGTCGTCCAGATGCAGTGTCGCGGTCAGTTGCCCTTCCATGGCCTCGGCCACGTCCAGCATCTGATCCTCGCCCGAAACGGTGACGATCACGCCCAGGGGGCCGAAGACCTCCTCGGCCAGGGTATGGTCGTGCAGGAACTCCTCGGCCGAGGTCTTGTAGATCGAGGGCAGCGCGTTGCGGCCCTCGGCCTGTGCCTCGAAGATGGGGGTGGCCACGCCCGCGGCGCGGTTGGCGCCGGTGCGATAGGCTTCGGCGATGCCGTCCGACAGCATGACCTGCGGCCCGACCTTGGACAGCGCGTCGCCTGCCGCCTTGGCGAAGGCATCGGCCAGCACGCCCTTGGGCATCACGATCAGGCCGGGATTGGTGCAGAACTGCCCCGCGCCCATGGTCAGGCTGCCCGACCAGCCCTCGGCCAGCTTGGCGCCGCGTGCAGCAAGCGCGTGGGGTAGGACGAAGCCCGGGTTGATGCTGCCCAGTTCGCCGAAGAAGGGGATCGGCTCGTGGCGGGCGGCGCAGAGGTCGAACAGCGCCCGGCCGCCGCGCAGGCTGCCGGTGAAGCCCACGGCCTTGATCAGCGGGTGCTGCACAAGCGCGGCACCAACCGCATGGCTGTCGCCGTGGATGAAGCTGAAGACGCCCGCGGGCATTCCGGTGGACTGGATGGCGGCATGGATCGCCTCGGCCACGATCTCTCCGGTGCCGGGATGGGCGGGGTGGCCCTTGACGACGACCGGGCAGCCTGCGGCAAGCGCAGATGCGGTGTCGCCCCCGGCGGTCGAGAAGGCCAGCGGGAAGTTCGAGGCGCCGAATACCGCGACCGGGCCGATGGGCCGCTGCATCAGCCGCAGGTCGGGACGCGGCAGGGGCTGGCGGTCGGGCAGCGCCGTGTCAACGCGGCGGTCCAGGTAATCGCCCTTGCGGATATGGTCCGCGAACAGCCGCAACTGGCCCGTGGTGCGCCCGCGTTCGCCTTGCAGCCGCGCCTCGGGCAGGCCAGTTTCCGCCGTGCCGATGGCGGTGATCGCCTCGGCCCGCGCCTCGATCCCGTCGGCAATGGCTTCGAGGAACCGTGCCCGGTCTTCGCGGCTGGTGGCGGCATAGGCGGCAAAGGCATCCTCGGCGGCCTCGCAGGCGCGGTTGACCAGATCGACCGTGCCGGTGCTGAAGTCATGCGCCGTGCCATGAGCGGGCGAGGACTGGAACGTCCCCTCGCCCGTCAGCCATTCGCCTGCGATCAGATGTTTGCCGTGGGGGGTGAAGGTCATTGCTGTATCCTCAGAAATTGAAGTCCGCGGCGATGTTGCGCCGCCCGAGGGTGAAGGCATCGGCCACAAGCACCATGGGTGCAAGGTCCGTGTCGGATTTTCCTGCGGCAACCAGCTTTGCCATCTGTGCATAGAGCGCGGGATATTCGCCCATGATGTCATCGGCGCCCTGGATGTGCCGCCCATCGACCTCCAGCCGGTTTCCGCCCATCCGCAGGGCAAGCTGCCCGGCGTCTGTCTCAAATTCCATGTCCCAGGTTTGCGGGCCTTCCTGGCGGAAATCGAAATCAGCGCTGATCCCCTGGCTGAATGTCAGGCGCGCGGCGATGGGGGCCTGCCGGTTGGCCGGGAAATCCAGGTCGGCGGACAGCAGGCGCAGGGGCTGGGGCAGGATTTCCGTCAGGATCGACAGGGCGTTGATGCCGGGATCAAAGACGCCCATGCCGCCGGGCTCGAAAATCCAGTCCTGGCCGGGATGCCATTTGCGCACATCTTCGCGCCAGGTGATGCGGCCCCCTCCGATCGTTTTCCCGGCAAGCCAGTCACGCCCTGCGGCCACGGCCATCGCCATGCGCGAATGCCAGGTGGCAAAGATCGTGACGCCCTGCCGGTCTGCCAGATCGCATAGCGCATGAACCTCGGCCAGGGTGGCGCCGGGGGGCTTTTCCAGCATCAGGTGACGGCCCGCGCGCAGCACGGCCTGGGCCGCCTCGAAGCGCGGCACGGGGGGCAGGCACAGGCTGACGACCGGAATGTCGGGGCGCGCGTCCAGCATGGCACCGATGTCGGCAAAGGCCTCGACACCCTCGACCGTGCCACGGCGGCTGACGGTGGCGGCCAGTTCCCAGTCCGGGCTGGCGTTCAGCGCAGGGACGTGCTGGTCCAGGGCGATCTTTCCGATGCCGACAAGCGCGATCTTCATCAGTGGCTGTCCTTCCCGACCGCATTGCCCCGGCAGCCTTTCAGAAAGTCCAGATCCGCGCCGGTATCCGCCCCTTCGACATGGGCTTGGTGCAGCCAGGCATAGCCGCTGGCCGGCAGGTCATGGCTGGGGCGCCACGCGGCAAGGCGCGCGGCCAGTTCCTCGTCCGGGATATCCAGGTGCAGGCGGCGGTTCGGCACGTCCAGTTCGATCATGTCGCCGTCGCGGACCACGGCCAGGGGGCCGCCCGCCGCAGCCTCGGGACTGGTGTGCAGGACCACGGTGCCATAGGCCGTACCCGACATGCGCGCGTCGGAAATGCGCACCATGTCGGTGATGCCCTTGCGCAGCACCTTGGGCGGCAGGCCCATGTTGCCCACCTCGGCCATGCCGGGATAGCCCTTGGGACCGCAGTTCTTCATCACCATCACGCAGGTTTCGTCGATATCCAGCGCCTCGTCCTCGATCCGGGCCTTGTAGTCGTCGATGTCATCGAACACGACCGCGCGGCCGCGATGGACCAGAAGATGCGGACTGGCGGCGGAGGGCTTGAGCACCGCGCCCTTGGGCGCGAGGTTGCCGCGAAGCACCGCGATGCCGCCCTGGGCCATCAGCGGGCGGTCGGCGGGCAGGATCACATCCTCGTTCCAGTTGACGACATCCTTGACCTCGTCCCAGATCGAGGCACCGCTGACGGTCAGGGCATCCTTGTGCAGCAGCCCGGATTCGCCCAGGCGCTTCAGCACCACCGGCAGGCCGCCGGCATAGAAGAACTCCTCCATCAGGTATTGGCCGGACGGCATCAGGTTCACGATGGTCGCCACGTCGCGGCCGCAGCGGTCCCAGTCGTCCAGCGTCACATCGACGCCCACTCGGCCCGCCATGGCCAGCAAGTGGATGACGGCATTGGTGGATCCGCCAATGGCGCCGTTGGTGCGGATGGCGTTTTCGAAGGCTTGGCGGGTCAGGATGTCGCTGGGCTTCAGGTCGTCCTTGACCATCTGCACGATCCGGCGGCCCGAAAGCTGCGCCATGACGCGGCGGCGCGAATCCACCGCCGGGATTGCGGCATTGCCCGACAGTGCCATGCCAAGCGCCTCGGCCATGGATGCCATCGTCGAGGCCGTGCCCATGGTGTTGCAGGTGCCCGAGGATCGGGACATCGACGCCTCGGCCTCCAGGAACTCCTCTTGCGTCATCTCACCGGCCTTCACGGCTTCCGAGAACTTCCACAGATGCGTGCCGGACCCAACCCGTTCGCCCCGGAAATAGCCGTTCAGCATCGGCCCGCCGGTGACGACAATGGACGGGATGTCGCAGGACGCGGCCCCCATCAGCAGCGACGGCGTGGTCTTGTCGCAGCCCACCAGCAGGACCGCGCCGTCCATGGGCTGGCCGCGGATGGTTTCCTCGACCGCCAATGCGGCAAGGTTGCGGAACATCATCGCCGTCGGGCGGAAGGTGTTTTCCGATGCCGAAAAGACCGGCACCTCGACCGGAAAGCCGCCAGCTTCCCAGACGCCCGCCTTCACCTTTTCGGCCAGTTCGCGCAGATGGCCGTTGCAAGGCGTCAGGTCGGCCCAGGTGTTCAGGATGCCGATCACGGGGCGCCCGTCGAACAGGTCATGGGGCCAGCCCTGGTTCTTCATCCACCCGCGATGATAGATCGTGTCGCGCGAGGTGCCGCCATACCAATGCTGGGAACGAAGCTGGCGGGGCCAGGGGGCGGGTGTAAAGGTCATTTTCGGCCTCAAAGTGTGGCGACGGCGATGGGGGTCTCGCCGGTCTGCTGCTGGTCCAGCGGGTTCGAGAGGGGCAGCCCGAAGGCCGGGCATTCAATCTGGAAGACATCGCCCGCCTGCGCCTTGACGCCATCGGCAAAGGACAGCGTGGCGGTGCCGAAGAAATGCACGTGCACGTCGCCGGGCTGGCGAAAAAGTGCGTATTTGAAATGATGATGTTCCAGGTTCGCAAGGCTGTGGCTCATGTTCGCCTCGCCTGACAGAAACGGCTTTTCCCAGATCGCGCGGCCGTCCCGCAGGATGCGGCTGGTGCCTTCGACGTGCTGGGGCAGGTCGCCCAGCAGCATCTCGGGGCCATAGCTTGCCGGGCGCAGCTTGGAATGGGCCAGCCACAGGTAATTGCCGCGTTCGGTCACATGATCGGAAAATTCGTTCGCAAGCGCAAAGCCCAGGCGAAAGGGCGTGCCGTCCGGGCCGATCAGGTAAAGGCCCGCGACTTCCGGCTCCTCTCCCGCGTCCAGGGCAAAGCCGGGCGAGACAAGGGCCGCGCCGGGCACGACCGCGTTCACGCCATTGCCCTTGTAGAACCATTCGGGCTGCACGCCGGCCGCCCCGCCTTGCGGCTTGCCGCCTTCCAGGCCCATGCGGAACATCTTCATGCTGTCGGTCAGGGATTCCGCATCCGATTTCGCGTGCATGGAATTGCGCGTCGCCGCGCTGCCCAGATGCGTCAGCCCGGTGCCGGTCAGGTGCAGATGCGCCGTGTCGTCGTGATCCAGCGGCAGCAGCACCCGGCCGTCAGCCAGGGCGGCTGCCAGATCGACGGCCTCGCCCTGACCCCGCGCCAGAACCTCGACTTCCAATCCCCGGCCTGCGGCAATGGCGGCCCAGGCCAGATCGCGGGTGGAAGTGGCACCCGGCACGATCCACGCGCGGTCGTCCGTCCGTGCGGCGACAGCCCGGTCGCCGCCGGGGCTTTTCAGTTGCGACAGAAACATGGCTCAGCCTTGCTTGTTCTTGTTGTAAACGTCGAAGATCACGGCGGCTAAAAGCACCAGCCCCTTGATCACCTGCTGATAGTCGATGCCGATGCCCATGATCGACATCCCGTTGTTCATCACGCCCATGATCAGCGCGCCGACCACGACGCCGATGATGCGCCCCGACCCGCCCGTCATCGACGCCCCGCCGATGAACACCGCCGCGATCACGTCCAGTTCGAAGCCCACGCCCGCCTTGGGGGTGGCGCTGTTCAGGCGCGCCGTGACGATCATCCCGGCCAGGGACGCCAGCACGCCCATGTTGACGAAGGTGAAGAAGACCAGCCGTTCGGTCTTGATGCCCGACAGCTTCGCCGCCTTCTCGTTCCCGCCCAGGGCATAGATGCGCCGCCCGGTGGTCGTGCTTTCGGTGAAGAAGGCATACAGAACGATCAGCACCGACATGATCAGCAGCACATTGGGCAGGCCCCGGAAGCTGGCAAGCTTCCAGCCCACGAACAGCAGCGCGATCACCACGACTGCGTTGCGCGCCCAGAAAAAGCCCGCAGGTTCGGGCGCGATACCGAATTCGGCTTCGCGCGCCCGGCCCCGGACACCCGCCCAGACGATGGCGGCGGCGGCAAGGCCCACCAGGACCAGCGCCGTGAAGTTGGGCTTGTCCGGGCCGAACAGGTCGGGAATGAAGCCGGTGGACAGCGACTGGAAGGACCGCTCGAACGGGCCGATGTTCTGGCCGCCCAGCAGCCACAAGGTCAGGCCGCGAAACACCAGCATCCCCGCCAGCGTCACGATGAAGGACGGGATGCGCCAATAGGCGATCCAGTATCCCTGGGCCGCTCCGATCAGGCCGCCCACGACCAGCACCATGGGGATCACCATCAGCACCGGCAACTGCATCTTGACCAGCAGCATGGACGCCACCGCCCCGGTGAAGGCCGCCACCGACCCCACCGACAGGTCGATATGACCCGCCACGATCACCAGCAGCATCCCAAGCGCCATGATGATGACATAGGAGTTCTGCAGGAACAGGTTGGTGATGTTCTGCGCGGACAGGAAATCGACGCCCTGGGTCGCGCGCACCATGATGAAGAAGAACAGGACAATGGCCACCAGGGCCAGCATCATCCCGTTTTCGCGCAGGTGGCTGCCCAGATGGGCGCCGATGCCTGTCTTTGCCCTTGCGGGTTTGTCCGTCTCGGCAGTGCTCATGCGGCCTCCCCCTTCATTCCGTCTTGCAGGATCAGGGCCATGATCCGTTCCTGGCTGGCCTCGGCCTGGGCCAGTTCACCGGCGATCCGGCCCTCGTTCATCACATAAATGCGGTCGCACATGCCCAGAAGCTCGGGCATTTCCGAACTGATCATGACGACGCCGTGGCCCTGGGCCGCAAGCTCGTTCATGATGTTGTAGATTTCGAACTTGGCGCCCACGTCGATGCCGCGCGTGGGTTCGTCCAGGATCAGCACTTTGGGATCGGTGAACAGCCACTTGGACAGCACCACCTTCTGCTGGTTGCCGCCCGACAGGTTCACAACCCGCTGGAAGACGCTGGGCGTGCGGATGTTCATCGCCTTGCGGTATTTCTCGGCCACCTGCTGTTCGCGCCCGCGCGACAGGACCGCCCCCTTGGAGATACCTTCCAGGTTCGCCAGGGATATGTTGCGCAGGATCGGCTCGTCCAGGATCAGGCCCAGGGCCTTGCGATCCTCGGTCACATAGGCCAGGCCCGCGTCGATGGCTTTCGACACCGTTGACAGATCGGGCTTGGCACCTGCCAGCGTCACCTCGCCCTTGATGTCGCGGCCATAGCTGCGGCCGAACAGGCTCATGGCGAATTCCGTGCGCCCCGATCCCATCAGTCCTGCGATGCCCACGATCTCGCCCTTGCGCACCGACATGGACACGTCGCGGATCACCTGGCGAGGCTGGTCGGGATGCATGACGGACCAGTTGCGCACCTCCATCAGCATTTCGCCGATCTTCGGCGTGCGGTCAGGATAACGGTGGGCCATGTCGCGCCCCACCATGTCGCGGATGATGCGGTCCTCGTTGATCTCGCTGCGGTCGAGCGTAGAGACCGTCGATCCGTCGCGGATCACCGTCACGCGGTCGGCGACGCGGCGGATTTCGTTCAGCTTGTGGCTGATGAGGATCTGGGTGACACCCTGCGCCTTCAGTTCCAGCATCAGGTCCAGCAGCTTCTGGCTGTCGTTTTCCTGCAACGCGGCGGTCGGTTCGTCCAGGATCAGCAGGCGCACGTTCTTGGCAAGCGCCTTGGCGATTTCCACCAGCTGCTGCTTGCCGACGCCCAGCTTTTCGACCTTGGTGGTCGGCGCCTCGGTCAGGCCGACCTTGCGCAGCAGTTCCCCGGTCTTCTGATAGGCCAGCGGCCAGTTGATCACGCCGCCGGTCGCGACCTCGTTGCCCAGAAACAGGTTCTCAGCCACCGACAGCAGCGGCACCAGGGCCAGTTCCTGGTGGATGATGACGATGCCCGCGTGTTCGCTGTCGCGGATGTCGCGAAACCGCGTGGGCTTGCCGTCATACAGGATCTCGCCGTCATAGCTGCCATGGGGATAAACACCCGACAGCACCTTCATCAGCGTCGATTTTCCCGCGCCGTTTTCGCCGCAGATGGCGTGGATCTCGCCTTCGCGCACGGACAGGTTCACATTGCTCAGCGCCTTGACGCCGGGAAACGTCTTGGTGATGTCCTGCATCTCAAGGATGGCCGTCATCATGTTGCTCCCATCGTGGAGCGGTCCCGGCGCGAGCCGGGACCGCCGGGGCTTATTTCAACTGGTCTTCGGTGTAATAGCCCGAATCGACCAGAACCTCTTTCCAGTTCGCCGCCGTGACCGCGACAGGCTCCAGCAGGAAGGACGGCACGACCTTGACGCCATTGTCATAGGTCTCGGTGTCGTTCACCTCGGGTTCCTTGCCTTCCAGCATGGCGTTGGCCATGCCGACCGTGACCTTGGCAAGCTCGCGCGTATCCTTGAAGACCGTCGAATACTGTTCGCCGTCGATGATTGCCTTGATGCCGGGGATCTCCGCGTCCTGGCCGGTGATGATCGGCATCTTCGTGTCGCCCGAGCCGTAGCCCACGCCCTTGACGGACGAGATGATCCCGCGCGCCAGCCCGTCATTTGCCGACAGCACGCCATGAACCTCCTTGTCGCCGTAATTTGCGGACAGGATGTTGTCCATCCGCGACTGCGCCGTGGCCGCGTCCCAACGCAGCGTGCCGACCTTGTCGAGACCCATCTGCCCCGAGGGAATGACGACATCTCCGCTGTCGATCAGCGGCTGCAGCACGCTCATGGCGCCGTCATAGAAGAAATAGGCGTTGTTGTCGTCCGGGCTGCCGCCGAACAGCTCGACGTTCCAGGGCTTCTGGTCCGGGAAACGCTCTTTCAGGCCTTCCACGAGAGAGGTGCCCTGCTGGACACCGACCTTGAAGTTGTCGAATGTGGCGTAATAATCGACATTCGGCGTGTCGCG harbors:
- a CDS encoding sugar ABC transporter ATP-binding protein; translated protein: MLLSIRSLTKTFPGTRALDAVDFDLRAGEVHALLGENGAGKSTLIKCLTGAYRRDEGTIRLDDAPIDPRSTAHAQELGIGTVYQEVNLLPNLTVAQNLIFGREPRRFGLINTRAMRAEARAMLAEYGLSLDVDRDLGTYSVAIQQIIAIARAVALSGKVLILDEPTASLDAAEVRMVFDVVRSLRERGLGIVFVSHFLDQVFDLTDRVTVLRNGRKIVTADTASLDRVRLIEHMLGRELEAATSHQSLSRGPRPPMLDFRGIGRRGTVEPFDLAVGQGEVVGLAGLLGSGRTESAELLFGLRNAHSGEARDQQGPLDLRSPRSAIAAGFGFVPEERKTDGIVADLSVRENIILGLQARRGWVRPIPRTDQNRLADDYIKRLDIRTAGRDKRVGDLSGGNQQKVVLARWLAMNPRFLILDEPTRGIDVGAHAEIVRLIHELVEQGMSLLVISSEIDELIAVSDRVIVLRDRRHVAQLTGDQIAPNRIMGAIAATERAA
- the ytfQ gene encoding galactofuranose ABC transporter, galactofuranose-binding protein YtfQ: MTIKTLLGTAALVAVTATGALAEGETVGFSQIGSESGWRAAETTLTKQQAEERGIQLQFSDAQQKQENQIAAIRSFVAQGVDAILLAPVVATGWDSVLQEAKEAEIPVVLLDRQVDSADDLYLTSVGSNLVHEGEVAGEWLANEVGDRECRIVELQGTTGSSPAIDRKTGFENAIKDHANLTIVRSQTGDFTRALGKEVMESFIQAENGGKDICALYAHNDDMAVGAIQAIKEAGLKPGSDILVVSIDAVPDIFKAMADGEANATVELTPNMAGPAFDALAAYWKDGTMPPKFIQTESKLFTQADDPAGEYERRKGLGY
- a CDS encoding aldehyde dehydrogenase (NADP(+)), whose protein sequence is MTFTPHGKHLIAGEWLTGEGTFQSSPAHGTAHDFSTGTVDLVNRACEAAEDAFAAYAATSREDRARFLEAIADGIEARAEAITAIGTAETGLPEARLQGERGRTTGQLRLFADHIRKGDYLDRRVDTALPDRQPLPRPDLRLMQRPIGPVAVFGASNFPLAFSTAGGDTASALAAGCPVVVKGHPAHPGTGEIVAEAIHAAIQSTGMPAGVFSFIHGDSHAVGAALVQHPLIKAVGFTGSLRGGRALFDLCAARHEPIPFFGELGSINPGFVLPHALAARGAKLAEGWSGSLTMGAGQFCTNPGLIVMPKGVLADAFAKAAGDALSKVGPQVMLSDGIAEAYRTGANRAAGVATPIFEAQAEGRNALPSIYKTSAEEFLHDHTLAEEVFGPLGVIVTVSGEDQMLDVAEAMEGQLTATLHLDDGDMDMARRLMPVLERKAGRILANGWPTGVEVADAMVHGGPYPASTNFGATSVGTMAIRRFLRPVSYQNIPEALLPEDLRGL
- a CDS encoding Gfo/Idh/MocA family protein; the encoded protein is MKIALVGIGKIALDQHVPALNASPDWELAATVSRRGTVEGVEAFADIGAMLDARPDIPVVSLCLPPVPRFEAAQAVLRAGRHLMLEKPPGATLAEVHALCDLADRQGVTIFATWHSRMAMAVAAGRDWLAGKTIGGGRITWREDVRKWHPGQDWIFEPGGMGVFDPGINALSILTEILPQPLRLLSADLDFPANRQAPIAARLTFSQGISADFDFRQEGPQTWDMEFETDAGQLALRMGGNRLEVDGRHIQGADDIMGEYPALYAQMAKLVAAGKSDTDLAPMVLVADAFTLGRRNIAADFNF
- the araD gene encoding L-arabinonate dehydratase, coding for MTFTPAPWPRQLRSQHWYGGTSRDTIYHRGWMKNQGWPHDLFDGRPVIGILNTWADLTPCNGHLRELAEKVKAGVWEAGGFPVEVPVFSASENTFRPTAMMFRNLAALAVEETIRGQPMDGAVLLVGCDKTTPSLLMGAASCDIPSIVVTGGPMLNGYFRGERVGSGTHLWKFSEAVKAGEMTQEEFLEAEASMSRSSGTCNTMGTASTMASMAEALGMALSGNAAIPAVDSRRRVMAQLSGRRIVQMVKDDLKPSDILTRQAFENAIRTNGAIGGSTNAVIHLLAMAGRVGVDVTLDDWDRCGRDVATIVNLMPSGQYLMEEFFYAGGLPVVLKRLGESGLLHKDALTVSGASIWDEVKDVVNWNEDVILPADRPLMAQGGIAVLRGNLAPKGAVLKPSAASPHLLVHRGRAVVFDDIDDYKARIEDEALDIDETCVMVMKNCGPKGYPGMAEVGNMGLPPKVLRKGITDMVRISDARMSGTAYGTVVLHTSPEAAAGGPLAVVRDGDMIELDVPNRRLHLDIPDEELAARLAAWRPSHDLPASGYAWLHQAHVEGADTGADLDFLKGCRGNAVGKDSH
- the araD1 gene encoding AraD1 family protein, which codes for MFLSQLKSPGGDRAVAARTDDRAWIVPGATSTRDLAWAAIAAGRGLEVEVLARGQGEAVDLAAALADGRVLLPLDHDDTAHLHLTGTGLTHLGSAATRNSMHAKSDAESLTDSMKMFRMGLEGGKPQGGAAGVQPEWFYKGNGVNAVVPGAALVSPGFALDAGEEPEVAGLYLIGPDGTPFRLGFALANEFSDHVTERGNYLWLAHSKLRPASYGPEMLLGDLPQHVEGTSRILRDGRAIWEKPFLSGEANMSHSLANLEHHHFKYALFRQPGDVHVHFFGTATLSFADGVKAQAGDVFQIECPAFGLPLSNPLDQQQTGETPIAVATL
- the mmsB gene encoding multiple monosaccharide ABC transporter permease — translated: MSTAETDKPARAKTGIGAHLGSHLRENGMMLALVAIVLFFFIMVRATQGVDFLSAQNITNLFLQNSYVIIMALGMLLVIVAGHIDLSVGSVAAFTGAVASMLLVKMQLPVLMVIPMVLVVGGLIGAAQGYWIAYWRIPSFIVTLAGMLVFRGLTLWLLGGQNIGPFERSFQSLSTGFIPDLFGPDKPNFTALVLVGLAAAAIVWAGVRGRAREAEFGIAPEPAGFFWARNAVVVIALLFVGWKLASFRGLPNVLLIMSVLIVLYAFFTESTTTGRRIYALGGNEKAAKLSGIKTERLVFFTFVNMGVLASLAGMIVTARLNSATPKAGVGFELDVIAAVFIGGASMTGGSGRIIGVVVGALIMGVMNNGMSIMGIGIDYQQVIKGLVLLAAVIFDVYNKNKQG
- the mmsA gene encoding multiple monosaccharide ABC transporter ATP-binding protein, coding for MTAILEMQDITKTFPGVKALSNVNLSVREGEIHAICGENGAGKSTLMKVLSGVYPHGSYDGEILYDGKPTRFRDIRDSEHAGIVIIHQELALVPLLSVAENLFLGNEVATGGVINWPLAYQKTGELLRKVGLTEAPTTKVEKLGVGKQQLVEIAKALAKNVRLLILDEPTAALQENDSQKLLDLMLELKAQGVTQILISHKLNEIRRVADRVTVIRDGSTVSTLDRSEINEDRIIRDMVGRDMAHRYPDRTPKIGEMLMEVRNWSVMHPDQPRQVIRDVSMSVRKGEIVGIAGLMGSGRTEFAMSLFGRSYGRDIKGEVTLAGAKPDLSTVSKAIDAGLAYVTEDRKALGLILDEPILRNISLANLEGISKGAVLSRGREQQVAEKYRKAMNIRTPSVFQRVVNLSGGNQQKVVLSKWLFTDPKVLILDEPTRGIDVGAKFEIYNIMNELAAQGHGVVMISSEMPELLGMCDRIYVMNEGRIAGELAQAEASQERIMALILQDGMKGEAA
- the chvE gene encoding multiple monosaccharide ABC transporter substrate-binding protein, with amino-acid sequence MTKLRQMLTVAAMALAVPLAAVAADEKVGISMPEKITARWVADGENMVKQFQEAGYQTDLQYANDDIPAQLSQIENMITTGSKVLVIAALDGTTLSNALESAKAADIKVIAYDRLIRDTPNVDYYATFDNFKVGVQQGTSLVEGLKERFPDQKPWNVELFGGSPDDNNAYFFYDGAMSVLQPLIDSGDVVIPSGQMGLDKVGTLRWDAATAQSRMDNILSANYGDKEVHGVLSANDGLARGIISSVKGVGYGSGDTKMPIITGQDAEIPGIKAIIDGEQYSTVFKDTRELAKVTVGMANAMLEGKEPEVNDTETYDNGVKVVPSFLLEPVAVTAANWKEVLVDSGYYTEDQLK